The Vitis vinifera cultivar Pinot Noir 40024 chromosome 12, ASM3070453v1 genome has a segment encoding these proteins:
- the LOC100244072 gene encoding protein TIFY 10A: MEKVVMNEHQTKSGLKQTNDMSRTISMFRKYLISKTQSDGGKTNVDESETIKRSPLRPLMAPKFGGGSPRLSSLLEQELLPGLRCDNTMSDSSDDKFPGAQLTIFYAGTINVYDHITMDKVQTILHFARESSSPTNSEAMIPKKDPTIAPSHPSGLPSFCRLQADFPIARKSSLQRFLEKRRDRITSRSPYASSSTKRKENEQKIDNYPKEKHCFSPSAFPSQLGYFFPSIKY; this comes from the exons ATGGAGAAAGTAGTCATGAATGAACATCAGACCAAATCAGGCCTGAAGCAAACCAATGACATGTCTCGAACCATTTCCATGTTCCGAAAGTACCTCATATCCAAGACTCAGTCCGATGGAGGCAAAACGAACGTGGATGAGTCGGAGACCATCAAAAGGTCGCCTCTCCGCCCTCTCATGGCGCCTAAATTTGGCGGCGGTTCGCCTCGACTGTCGTCTCTCTTGGAGCAGGAGTTGCTTCCGGGACTTAG GTGTGACAACACAATGTCGGATTCATCTGATGACAAGTTCCCTGGGGCACAACTCACAATTTTCTATGCAGGGACTATCAATGTTTACGACCATATTACCATGGATAAG GTTCAAACCATCCTGCATTTTGCTAGGGAAAGCTCTTCTCCTACTAATTCTGAAGCCATGATCCCAAAGAAAGATCCAACGATAGCTCCATCTCATCCATCTGGGTTGCCATCTTTCTGCAGATTACAAGCTG ACTTTCCAATTGCGAGAAAATCTTCCCTCCAACGTTTTCTGGAGAAACGTCGTGACCG AATAACAAGCAGATCTCCTTATGCTTCTTCCTCAACAAAACGCAAGGAGAATGAGCAAAAAATAGACAATTATCCAAAGGAAAAGCATTGCTTTTCTCCTTCGGCTTTTCCTTCACAATTAGGATATTTTTTTCCCAGTATCAAGTACTAA
- the LOC100266401 gene encoding probable sodium/metabolite cotransporter BASS2, chloroplastic, which produces MSLSLCLTPFASSSPQSHPRIPLPIPRNPTIFPSRKLSKLHPIRSVQEQFDHQPLTRSTPRWENMLSTAASLYPLYVTAGGVVACVKPSVFAWFVEKGPASYSLSLGLIMLSMGITLKLRDFFNLLIQRPFSILFGCVAQYTIMPSFGLIISKALGLSPSLTVGLILLACCPGGTASNVVTLIARGDVPLSIVMTICTTFGAVLLTPLLTKILAGAYVPVNAANLSISTLQVVVGPILLGSYIQSRFPELVKAVTPFAPLFAVLASSLLACSVFSENVVRLKSSMVSASLASDVSPLLCIQSLLSGELGLVILSVLLLHFAGFFVGYTAAAIAGFGERQRRAISVEVGMQNSSLGVVLATSHFPSPMVALPPAMSAVIMNIMGSSLGFFWRYIDPSDSKNNPKADGSKQG; this is translated from the exons ATGTCGCTCTCCTTATGCCTCACTCCCTTCGCTTCTTCTTCCCCACAATCCCACCCAAGAATCCCTCTTCCCATACCCAGAAACCCCACCATTTTTCCTTCACGAAAGCTCTCAAAACTCCACCCAATCAGATCTGTCCAAGAACAATTTGATCACCAGCCTCTTACTCGGTCAACACCCAGATGGGAAAACATGCTTTCCACTGCAGCAAGCTTGTACCCTCTCTATGTCACTGCTGGAGGGGTTGTTGCATGCGTGAAGCCATCTGTTTTCGCTTGGTTTGTGGAGAAAGGCCCAGCTTCTTATAGCTTATCACTTGGGTTAATCATGTTGTCCATGGGTATCACATTGAAGCTCAGGGACTTCTTCAATTTATTGATCCAGAGGCCTTTTTCT ATACTTTTTGGATGTGTTGCTCAGTACACAATTATGCCATCTTTTGGACTGATTATTAGCAAAGCCTTGGGGCTTTCTCCATCTCTTACAGTTGGATTAATATTGCTTGCCTGTTGCCCAGGGGGCACTGCCTCCAATGTG GTGACCTTAATTGCTCGAGGGGATGTTCCACTATCTATTGTGATGACGATTTGCACTACTTTTGGAGCAGTGCTCCTTACTCCTTTGTTGACCAAGATTCTCGCAGGTGCGTATGTCCCTGTGAATGCTGCAAATCTGTCCATCAGCACCTTGCAG GTGGTTGTTGGTCCAATTCTGCTAGGTTCTTATATACAGAGCAGATTTCCTGAATTAGTGAAAGCGGTTACACCTTTTGCACCGCTTTTTGCTGTTTTAGCTTCATCACTTCTTGCGTGCAG TGTATTCTCAGAAAATGTTGTGCGGCTCAAATCCTCAATGGTCAGTGCATCATTAGCATCCGACGTGTCTCCACTCCTGTGCATTCAATCCCTTTTATCTGGAGAACTGGGGCTTGTGATACTCTCAGTGCTGTTATTGCATTTTGCAGGTTTCTTTGTTGG GTACACAGCAGCAGCTATTGCTGGGTTTGGAGAACGGCAAAGACGGGCAATATCAGTTGAG GTCGgtatgcaaaattcttccttagGCGTGGTTTTAGCAACATCCCATTTCCCGTCACCAATGGTTGCATTACCTCCTGCCATGTCCGCCGTGATCATGAACATCATGGGTAGCAGTTTGGGTTTCTTTTGGAGATACATCGATCCTTCTGATTCAAAGAACAATCCCAAAGCTGATGGAAGTAAGCAAGGCTAG